In Scylla paramamosain isolate STU-SP2022 chromosome 8, ASM3559412v1, whole genome shotgun sequence, the sequence TCAttacaaacaagtaaatatatGTAGTTAGTGTTCCACTGGTGAGATTCACAAAGCTTCAGGTCAGACCAAGCTACCAGCAAGTTAATACTTCAAGTGGAGTTTTAACACTGTATGCTAAGTACACTAAGTATTATGTTTACATGTAATATGTTGCTTTAGGATTATAGCAATAACTCATCTTTTTAAGATGGTAACCTTTAGACACGACCAATGTAGTAACACTGtacaaatacaaaatgaaaactaCGGAGTCTTAAAGAAAAGTACACATGCCAAAAAAGTACTATGTAAAAATTAAATGTAACTTCATCACAGttcaaagaaataaaagaaaagtaatgactACTTTTGGTACATTTTTGAGGTACAGGTAAAGCTAAGTATCATGTAtcaaaaaatatagaaaaagtaATATGATGAAGTCATATTTCATTTAATCTAATTAAAATATAGAGCAAAAGCAATAAAGTTGAATGTCACattatctaatatatatatatatatatatatatatatatatatatatatatatatatatatatatatatatatatatatatatatatatatatatatatatatatatatatatatatatataataaaaaatcaaCATCACTTAATCTGTAAAAAATACATCAAgtttatagaaaagaaaacaaaatgactgagtTCATAATAATCCATTATGGGGCATTCAAACACCTACCAAACATGCAAGCATTAACAAAACTGTATGAATTAAGGGATggcagaagggaggaaggcatgAAGGGAGCCTCTTAGGATGCCCCTAATAATATGCCCCACTAGATCTAAAAAAGAGGAACACTTAACCTGCTCAGAATACAACTACTAATAGCAATAGCAATGAGACttccctcacaccaccacccacaaccCTCCATGAAAGCACAAACAATTCATCAGGTCATCAAAATGCTTTCACTTTCCTGGCACACATCTTTTGGTAGGTTGTATGATCAGCAGTCAAGGTGGCTTGAGAAATGATGACATTAGcgtggaagagagggatggtGAGAAGATAGGGAGGGGCTTTGTGGGGAGTTAAGGGAAGGGGTGTGTGAGATAGCAATGCTTGGGGTCTGTGGTATttgtagaggagaggaagactggAGGATGGCCAGGGAAGGGGATGGAGGCATGGCAAAGGATGATGAGAGGTGgctgaggagagatgaaggcGAGTGATGATGGCTGGCAAGTGAGGGAGCAGGGGAGGGATGCCTTGTGCTCAGGAAGGATGGAGTGTgctggaaagggaggaaagaagcaactgaggaggtggaagaggaatgcTGAGggctggtgagggaagaagataggggtgagaagggaggagaagactGCTGGGAAATGGGAACAGGATTTGGGGAGAGAGACTCTTGCTGTGggataagaagggaggaagttGAAGCAGAAAGAGATGATGTTAAGGATGGCTGAGAATTAAGGGaggtaggggaagaggaagcagaagcagtagtaacagAGGGATCAGGAGCAGAGGCAGCACCAGTAACAGCAGCACTAGCATCAGCAGTGGCAATTGTAGTggcaacaatagcagcagcagcaacaccttcattaacagaagaggaagagatggaagtgaTAGGAGCagaggtggaggtagtagtcATGAATGTGGTGGGTTGGTGGGTGAGGAGGTGGGCCTTGAGGGAGGAGCGCTGGGTGGCCTGATAACTGCAGTGAGGGCAGGAGTATGGCTTCTCCCCAGTGTGTGTCCTCATGTGCACCACCATGGAGGAGTTCCAGCACGTGCGGTAGGGACAGAAGGGGCAGGCATGGGGCTTCTTCCCTGTGTGGCTGTTGATGTGTTCCTTCATAGCAGTCTTTCTTGTGGTCTTGTAAGGGCAGTACTCGCAGCAAAATGGCTTCTTATCTTCTAGTGTTGTCTCAAGGCCGgagatagtggaggaggaggaagaggtgttggtggtggtggtaggggtagAAATGTTGGTGGTGGGGGATGGAGAGCCtgggaataaaggagaagaagaaggaggaggagggaactgaGAAGGTTGGGAGAGGGATCGGACGTTTGTGATGTGGGAATGGAAGTTGTGGAGACtgtgagagagatgagaatgaATTCGTGGGCGGAAGTGACCTCTGGTGGATGGGCCAAAGGAGCGAGAtggaggggatgaaggaggtggtggagggggcaTTTCCTGTGGGCTATCAGGGGAGAATGAGGAGGCAGTGGATGCAAAACAGGATGGGGGACTGGAGACTGTTGGGCCCACTGATACTAGAGtggggaaagatggaggagaagagggacatggagaaatggagacagatggagaaatggaagagatggaggggaaggaaccATAGACTGAAGCATAGCACGCAGAAAATGAGGAGGCAGCAGTAGTGGAGTGAGGgtgtgtagtggtggttgtgggggagggagatgggggagagggacTGCTGAGTTTAGTGGTGGCGGGGCTGGAAGTCCCTTGGCATCCTTCCTTTGGCAGTCTTCCCACACCCTCTTGAGAAATTGTCTCTCGCCATACCTGAGGAGGATGCCCTAGAGTGAACACTCCCAGGGGGGGCATGGCAGcaaggctttctctctctctctctctctctctctctctctctctctctctctctctctctctctctctctctctcacacacacacacacacatatgcatgcATACCCATATTCCTGTACCTATAaagtgagacacacacacacacacacacacaaacacacacactatacacagTGAGGTATTTTCATCCATAAAAAGCCAAAAAACAAATAGAGGAGAGGCAGCCACAAAAACATTAAACTTACACTCAAATACTTCACATCTCACTGGAGCACAGAGCACATGGCTACTATACTCCTGAggttggaggaaaaaaaaaaaaaaaaaaaaaaaaaaaaaaaaaaaaaaaaaaaagaaagaaagaaagaaagaaaaaaaaaaaaagaaaaaaaaaaatcaagcatgTGTGCATATCAGTGCATTTTTCCCTTTGTGCAAAATCAATTCGTGCTGCTGCAGTGGAGTGGAGGGATGGGCTAGACAGGTGGCCCCTCCATCTTGTGCTTGAGAAggtgggtgttgagggaggACTTCTGAGTGGCACGGTATGGACAGAACAGGCAAGCATAGGGcttctccccagtgtgggtacGGATGTGGGCTTTGAGGATGCTCTTATGGGAAGACTTGTAGGAGCAGTATGGGCAGTAGAACGGTCgctctccagtgtgtgtgtacacgtgcTCCTTCAGGAGGGCTTTGCGGGTAGTCTTGTAGGAGCAGTAAGGGCACATGAATGGCTTTTCTCCTGTGTGCTTATAAACATGTCTCTTGAGAGTTTGTATGCTGGGGGTGGTGTAGGGACAGTGGGCACACTGGTGCACCTTGGTCGTGGCAGCAAGGTTCTGCCACTCCCCTGAGGCTCCTCTCCCACCCGGCCACTCACTGTTACTTCCTTGCTCCACCTGCGGAGGAGGTGGCGTCTTATTCTCTGGACTATTCTTATCTAATAGGTGAGCTGTGCAGTCCTTGAACTCATGTGCTGACTTACAGTCAAAGGATCCACTACAAGACTTTAATTAGTCACACTTAAAATTATAGTGGTACCTTTTCATATCATGG encodes:
- the LOC135102805 gene encoding mucin-2-like isoform X1; this translates as MLPGKYEPKANPSQQAIPEAVVEALAGPSGMQTWLGGGEMPSGFSGLEGYTGSEGGQDLHPPSQAPAAHQLVWRETISQEGVGRLPKEGCQGTSSPATTKLSSPSPPSPSPTTTTTHPHSTTAASSFSACYASVYGSFPSISSISPSVSISPCPSSPPSFPTLVSVGPTVSSPPSCFASTASSFSPDSPQEMPPPPPPSSPPSRSFGPSTRGHFRPRIHSHLSHSLHNFHSHITNVRSLSQPSQFPPPPSSSPLFPGSPSPTTNISTPTTTTNTSSSSSTISGLETTLEDKKPFCCEYCPYKTTRKTAMKEHINSHTGKKPHACPFCPYRTCWNSSMVVHMRTHTGEKPYSCPHCSYQATQRSSLKAHLLTHQPTTFMTTTSTSAPITSISSSSVNEGVAAAAIVATTIATADASAAVTGAASAPDPSVTTASASSSPTSLNSQPSLTSSLSASTSSLLIPQQESLSPNPVPISQQSSPPFSPLSSSLTSPQHSSSTSSVASFLPFQHTPSFLSTRHPSPAPSLASHHHSPSSLLSHLSSSFAMPPSPSLAILQSSSPLQIPQTPSIAISHTPSLNSPQSPSLSSHHPSLPR